The Podarcis muralis chromosome 10, rPodMur119.hap1.1, whole genome shotgun sequence genome includes a region encoding these proteins:
- the LOC114605661 gene encoding sulfotransferase 6B1-like has product MSSRSEDDLMHTFNGITFTIRTSPELLKSLDTFDAREDDILLVSYPKSGTHWLAEILMHLYAPRVSLTSPIEFGDLSRLDQLDRLSGKRIIPTHLDGSMLPPAFKLKQCKAIYIIRNPKDIAVSMYHYYRDNPNLPTIDSWPVFLEMFLRGDVVCGSWFDHVLSWEKHTDDKNTLFLFYEDMKQDLPKVVKKVSAFLALNTSESRIHEICKKSSFSEMKTNTEKENDPNHTVCALTSNRKLVFRKGAVGDWKNHFTPKQNRMFEETFNKKMKFSEVAKHLVYEF; this is encoded by the exons ATGTCGTCGCGCAGTGAAGACGATCTCATGCACACTTTCAATGGCATCACTTTCACCATCAGGACTTCTCCCGAGCTCTTGAAATCCCTGGACACGTTTGACGCTAGAGAAGACGACATCCTTTTGGTTTCGTACCCAAAGTCTG gcACTCACTGGCTGGCCGAGATCCTCATGCACCTCTATGCACCCAGAGTGTCTTTAACATCTCCGATTGAATTTGGAGATCTTTCCAGACTGGACCAACTGGACCGTCTTTCAGGCAAGAGAATCATTCCAACCCATTTGGACGGCAGCATGCTGCCACCCGCTTTTAAACTCAAGCAATGTAAG GCTATCTACATCATCAGAAACCCCAAAGACATTGCGGTTTCCATGTATCATTATTACAGAGACAATCCAAACCTCCCCACCATCGATTCCTGGCCTGTTTTCCTGGAGATGTTCTTAAGAGGAGACG TTGTCTGCGGATCCTGGTTTGACCATGTCTTAAGCTGGGAGAAACACACAGATGACAAAAACACTCTGTTCTTGTTCTATGAAGATATGAAACAG GACCTCCCAAAGGTTGTGAAGAAAGTCAGTGCTTTCCTGGCGCTCAACACCAGCGAGAGCAGAATCCACGAGATCTGCAAGAAATCCTCGTTCAGCGAGATGAAAACCAACACGGAGAAGGAGAACGACCCGAACCACACGGTCTGCGCGCTCACGTCCAACCGGAAGCTGGTATTCCGAAAAG GTGCCGTCGGCGACTGGAAAAACCATTTCACTCCCAAACAGAACCGGATGTTCGAAGAGACATTTAACAAGAAAATGAAATTTAGTGAAGTGGCAAAACATCTTGTCTACGAGTTCTGA